The following are encoded in a window of Syngnathoides biaculeatus isolate LvHL_M chromosome 3, ASM1980259v1, whole genome shotgun sequence genomic DNA:
- the LOC133497567 gene encoding gastrula zinc finger protein XlCGF57.1-like isoform X2, with translation MATCAATAINSFPSLRKNPIEVGRHFGPERQEPESRRIKEEEKSEPLHVKQEPPEEEEVTHVKGEPQEVEIATFPLTVVKIEDDDGGLEAFEYLAPLSDREDSTSHSSDYDDGQQQHLKGDEEHHTHKKCLQCSYCDRIFYNKSSLITHTRSHTGEKPFACSVCGRRFSFKANLTRHTKIHTGDKPFSCSICGKRFAEKTTLTIHTRRHDGHKPFTCTVCGKSFTEKGELKIHSRRHTGEKPFSCPICGKRFPFNNTLRTHIRKHTGEKPYACSVCGKRFPTKSHLTRHTKTHTGDRPYACSVCNQRFSIKDNLRRHYRRHNGEKPYTCSVCGKTFSQNSLRMHLRTHTGEKPHTCSVCGKGFASKRHLARHTRSHTGEKPFVCLICGKGFSQKDELNGHTRRHSGERPFACSVCGKTFAVKKDLRIHTGIHKDVKPFACSACGKTFCRKSYLKTHTRTHTGEKPFACSICSRGFSTKAHLQRHAATHTGPKTFTCRVCDRTFAGKGHLMRHKCAGENSSSQ, from the coding sequence AGGTCGGTCGGCACTTTGGTCCAGAGCGGCAGGAGCCGGAGTCCCGCCGCatcaaagaagaggagaagTCGGAGCCTCTTCACGTTAAACAAGAGCCGCCGGAGGAAGAAGAGGTCACGCACGTTAAAGGCGAACCGCAGGAGGTTGAGATCGCCACGTTTCCATTGACTGTTGTGAAGATTGAAGACGATGACGGAGGATTAGAAGCGTTCGAGTACTTGGCTCCGCTGTCCGATCGTGAGGACTCAACATCGCACTCTTCTGACTATGATGacggacaacaacaacacctgAAAGGTGATGAGGAACATCACACTCACAAGAAATGTCTCCAGTGTTCTTACTGCGACAGAATCTTCTACAACAAATCGTCCTTGATAACGCACACAAGATCGCACaccggagaaaaaccttttgcctgttcCGTTTGTGGTCGGAGATTCTCTTTCAAAGCAAATTTGAccagacacacaaaaatacacaccgGCGACAAACCCTTTTCTTGCTCAATTTGCGGCAAAAGATTCGCCGAGAAGACCACTTTGACGATACACACAAGAAGACATGACGGACACAAACCTTTTACCTGCACAGTTTGCGGTAAAAGTTTTACAGAGAAAGGAGAATTAAAAATACACTCAAGAAGACACACCggtgaaaaacctttttcctgcccAATTTGTGGTAAAAGGTTCCCTTTCAATAACACTTTAAGAACGCACATAAGAAAGCACACAGGAGAAAAGCCTTACGCCTGCTCCGTTTGTGGCAAAAGATTCCCCACAAAGTCACATTTAacaagacacacaaaaacacacactggagacaGGCCAtatgcctgctcagtttgtaaTCAAAGATTCTCCATAAAAGACAATTTAAGAAGGCACTATCGAAGACACAATGGAGAGAAACCCTATACCTGCTCAGTGTGCGGGAAAACATTTAGTCAGAATAGTTTAAGAATGCACTTGCGAACGCACACGGGGGAAAAACCACAtacctgctcagtttgcggcaaAGGCTTTGCTTCAAAGCGCCATTTAGCAAGGCACACAAGatcacacactggagaaaagccTTTTGTCTGCTTGATATGTGGGAAAGGCTTCAGTCAGAAGGACGAATTAAACGGACACACGAGGAGACACTCGGGTGAGAGACCATTTGCCTGTTCGGTTTGCGGTAAAACCTTCGCTGTTAAGAAAGATTTAAGAATACACACAGGGATACACAAAGATGTGAAACCTTTTGCTTGCTCAGCTTGCGGGAAAACATTTTGCAGaaagtcatatttaaaaacacacacaaggacacacaccGGAGAAAAGCCTTTTGCGTGCTCAATTTGTAGTCGAGGATTCTCTACAAAGGCGCATTTACAAAGACACGCCGCAACACACACAGGACCCAAAACGTTCACCTGCCGTGTGTGCGAcagaacattcgctggaaaggGCCACCTGATGAGACACAAGTGTGCTGGGGAGAACAGCAGCAGTCAGTAA
- the LOC133497567 gene encoding gastrula zinc finger protein XlCGF57.1-like isoform X1, with the protein MCARTTARYAGKLCGKEEETVPRRQLLDAVCKHPRVALHTGAEVGRHFGPERQEPESRRIKEEEKSEPLHVKQEPPEEEEVTHVKGEPQEVEIATFPLTVVKIEDDDGGLEAFEYLAPLSDREDSTSHSSDYDDGQQQHLKGDEEHHTHKKCLQCSYCDRIFYNKSSLITHTRSHTGEKPFACSVCGRRFSFKANLTRHTKIHTGDKPFSCSICGKRFAEKTTLTIHTRRHDGHKPFTCTVCGKSFTEKGELKIHSRRHTGEKPFSCPICGKRFPFNNTLRTHIRKHTGEKPYACSVCGKRFPTKSHLTRHTKTHTGDRPYACSVCNQRFSIKDNLRRHYRRHNGEKPYTCSVCGKTFSQNSLRMHLRTHTGEKPHTCSVCGKGFASKRHLARHTRSHTGEKPFVCLICGKGFSQKDELNGHTRRHSGERPFACSVCGKTFAVKKDLRIHTGIHKDVKPFACSACGKTFCRKSYLKTHTRTHTGEKPFACSICSRGFSTKAHLQRHAATHTGPKTFTCRVCDRTFAGKGHLMRHKCAGENSSSQ; encoded by the coding sequence AGGTCGGTCGGCACTTTGGTCCAGAGCGGCAGGAGCCGGAGTCCCGCCGCatcaaagaagaggagaagTCGGAGCCTCTTCACGTTAAACAAGAGCCGCCGGAGGAAGAAGAGGTCACGCACGTTAAAGGCGAACCGCAGGAGGTTGAGATCGCCACGTTTCCATTGACTGTTGTGAAGATTGAAGACGATGACGGAGGATTAGAAGCGTTCGAGTACTTGGCTCCGCTGTCCGATCGTGAGGACTCAACATCGCACTCTTCTGACTATGATGacggacaacaacaacacctgAAAGGTGATGAGGAACATCACACTCACAAGAAATGTCTCCAGTGTTCTTACTGCGACAGAATCTTCTACAACAAATCGTCCTTGATAACGCACACAAGATCGCACaccggagaaaaaccttttgcctgttcCGTTTGTGGTCGGAGATTCTCTTTCAAAGCAAATTTGAccagacacacaaaaatacacaccgGCGACAAACCCTTTTCTTGCTCAATTTGCGGCAAAAGATTCGCCGAGAAGACCACTTTGACGATACACACAAGAAGACATGACGGACACAAACCTTTTACCTGCACAGTTTGCGGTAAAAGTTTTACAGAGAAAGGAGAATTAAAAATACACTCAAGAAGACACACCggtgaaaaacctttttcctgcccAATTTGTGGTAAAAGGTTCCCTTTCAATAACACTTTAAGAACGCACATAAGAAAGCACACAGGAGAAAAGCCTTACGCCTGCTCCGTTTGTGGCAAAAGATTCCCCACAAAGTCACATTTAacaagacacacaaaaacacacactggagacaGGCCAtatgcctgctcagtttgtaaTCAAAGATTCTCCATAAAAGACAATTTAAGAAGGCACTATCGAAGACACAATGGAGAGAAACCCTATACCTGCTCAGTGTGCGGGAAAACATTTAGTCAGAATAGTTTAAGAATGCACTTGCGAACGCACACGGGGGAAAAACCACAtacctgctcagtttgcggcaaAGGCTTTGCTTCAAAGCGCCATTTAGCAAGGCACACAAGatcacacactggagaaaagccTTTTGTCTGCTTGATATGTGGGAAAGGCTTCAGTCAGAAGGACGAATTAAACGGACACACGAGGAGACACTCGGGTGAGAGACCATTTGCCTGTTCGGTTTGCGGTAAAACCTTCGCTGTTAAGAAAGATTTAAGAATACACACAGGGATACACAAAGATGTGAAACCTTTTGCTTGCTCAGCTTGCGGGAAAACATTTTGCAGaaagtcatatttaaaaacacacacaaggacacacaccGGAGAAAAGCCTTTTGCGTGCTCAATTTGTAGTCGAGGATTCTCTACAAAGGCGCATTTACAAAGACACGCCGCAACACACACAGGACCCAAAACGTTCACCTGCCGTGTGTGCGAcagaacattcgctggaaaggGCCACCTGATGAGACACAAGTGTGCTGGGGAGAACAGCAGCAGTCAGTAA